The Erwinia sp. SLM-02 genome includes the window CCAGCGGCACGGTTTGCAGCGGCCGATACCCCTGGATCTCGGCCAGATAGCCCGCGGGGATCCCCGGCACTGCGACCAGAATTACCAGCACCCCGCCGAGGGTTATCAGCGAGAAGGTTAAGTTACGCCGCGCCAGCTGCTGCACTTTGAAAAACGGCAGCGGATGGAACCATTCGTTGATCATAAACAGCGTCAGGGTTGTCAGCCCCAGCAGCAGCATCCGGCAGATAAACGGTGAATCCAGCCAGCCCAGCCGCGTGCCCTGCTCCAGCACCACCACCAGCGAGGTAATGGCCGGGAGTCCGAGCAGCAGACCCACCCAGTTGAACTGCGCGAAGCGTTCCAGCCGCAGCGGGTCCTGTGGAATACCCCAGGAAACGGCGGCCATCGCCAGCAGGCAGATCGGGATGATTTGCCAGAACACCATTTGCCAGCCGGTGTACTCAGTCCACAACGCCGCCAGCGGAATGCCCAGATTCGGTCCGAACGTTGCCGTCAGCGCATAGGCCCCCAGGCCGTACAGCTTGATCCCCGGCGGTAAAAACCGCAGCGCCGCACTCATCAGCATCGGCGGCAGGCAGCCGCCAAACAGCCCCTGGATCGTGCGCAGCACGTAGAGGGTCGGCAAATTGGGTGCCAGCGGGCACAGCATCCCCGCCAGCATAAACACGGCGGTCACGCCGAAGGTAAAACGGCGCAGCGATAGCGTGGCCGAAAACCACGGTGCAAACGCCATCGCCGCCACCTGCGCGGCTTCATACAGCGTGGTCAGCCAGCTGCCTTCATCGTGGCTGACCGACAGCACGCCGCGAACGTCGGTCATGGCGATATCCGTTACGTGCTCGTTTAATCCGGCCACCAGCGATGCCAGCAAAATGCCGGTCAGTCCCGTCATGATGCGCAGGTCAAACGCCGCCGCGGGCGGCGCAGCTTTGGGTTGCGCGAGTGTTTGCATAGTTCATCCTTTCCAGTCGATCAGGCGCACAGTCTAGAAAGATGACCGGGGGACAGGAATTGCGATGTGTGCAGCCGAGGCGTGCGTCTGACGCACTGGTCAGATGCGTGCGGAGGCATTTATTTACCCGCGCGGGAATTGGAAGATGCATGCTTTAACCCTGTCAATGAAGGAAACAGCATGTTTAATACGATACTGGTCGCCCTGGACGGTTCACCACAGTCGCAGGCGGTGATCGAGCTGAGCCGTAAAGTCACCGCCGGCCATCCGGCAACGCTGCATATTCTGTGCGTGGTCGACGGCGCGTATCTGCTGCCCGAGGAGAACTATTTTTACCCCGAGGAGCAGCACGCCACGGAGGCCAGCGACGGCCTGGTTTACCCTCCCGCCGACCGTGAATATCAGGCCGCACAGGAAACGGTGAATCAGGCCGTTGGCAGCCTGCGCTGGGAAAGCCGCCGGGTGAGTGGTCTGATTATCGGCGGCGAGCCGACGCAGGTGATCATCCAGCAGGCGGCCAGGCTGAAGGTGGATCTGATCGTGATGGGGCACCGGCATTTATCATCGCTGAAACGCTGGGTCGAACACTCCATCGTTAAGGAGGTGATCGACCTCGCGGCCTGTCCGGTGCTGGTTGAAAATGCGGAAACGGAGCAGTCGTGCTGAGGGGTTTAGCCCCCGGCTGACTGAACGCAGAGTTGGTGAATAGTCCGCCGCAGCCACTGATGGGCAGGATCGTTCTGGAATCGCGGATGCCAGGCCTGCACTATGGGAATGGCATCCAGTTCCACCGGCAGCGGAAACGCCCGCGTT containing:
- a CDS encoding MFS transporter; the protein is MQTLAQPKAAPPAAAFDLRIMTGLTGILLASLVAGLNEHVTDIAMTDVRGVLSVSHDEGSWLTTLYEAAQVAAMAFAPWFSATLSLRRFTFGVTAVFMLAGMLCPLAPNLPTLYVLRTIQGLFGGCLPPMLMSAALRFLPPGIKLYGLGAYALTATFGPNLGIPLAALWTEYTGWQMVFWQIIPICLLAMAAVSWGIPQDPLRLERFAQFNWVGLLLGLPAITSLVVVLEQGTRLGWLDSPFICRMLLLGLTTLTLFMINEWFHPLPFFKVQQLARRNLTFSLITLGGVLVILVAVPGIPAGYLAEIQGYRPLQTVPLALYVALGQLVALPLVSALCNFTRVDCRWVLACGLGLIGVTCYLGSAMTSEWIRDNFYGLQMLQILGQPMAVIPLLLLATNGLPPAEGPFASAWFNTVKGMAAVVGTGVLEGLTTARAYFHSNTLVNQWGNSGQALSLSPSDGEGLSALAEQIHVQAVVLASADVYQVMTGLTAVLILFIPLMATRVYPPRPLAASHA
- a CDS encoding universal stress protein; translated protein: MFNTILVALDGSPQSQAVIELSRKVTAGHPATLHILCVVDGAYLLPEENYFYPEEQHATEASDGLVYPPADREYQAAQETVNQAVGSLRWESRRVSGLIIGGEPTQVIIQQAARLKVDLIVMGHRHLSSLKRWVEHSIVKEVIDLAACPVLVENAETEQSC